Genomic window (Streptomyces sp. LX-29):
GCGCCTCGATGATCGCGTAGGTGACGGAGCCGAGCAGCGCGATGACCAGGAGCTGGCCGACGACGTCGACCCGGCGCGGGCGGGGGGCCTGGGACTCCGGCACGTACCGCGCGGTCAGCGCCATCGCGAGGATGCCGACCGGGAGGTTGACCCAGAAGATCGAGCGCCAGCCGACCGACTCCACCAGCACTCCGCCGATCACCGGCCCGGCCGCCATGCTGATGCCCACCACCCCGCCCCATACCCCGATGGCGCGGGCGCGCTCGCGGGGGTCGGTGAAGGTGTTGGTGATGATCGACATCGCCACCGGGTTGAGCATCGAGCCGCCGACGGCCTGCACCATCCGGAAGACCACCAGGAGCTCCAGGTTCGGGGCGAGGCTGCACAGCCCGGAGCCCACCGTGAAGATCACCAGTCCGAGTTGGAAGACCCGCTTGCGGCCGATCCGGTCGGCGGTCGACCCGGACAGCATCAGCAGGGAGGCCAGCACCAGGGCGTAGGCGTCGATCGTCCACTGCATGCCGGAGACCGAGGTGTCCAGGTCCCGTCGCATCACCGGCAGCGCGACGTTGAGCACGGTGTTGTCCAGGCTGACGAGCAGCAGGCTCATACAGCAGACGGCGAGCACGAGCAGGCGCCGCCGTTGGCTCAGCTCAGGCATGATCTGAACGCTACAGCGGCAGCGCCGCTCCGGCGCTGGCGATGCGTCCGCGTGGGTGCGGGACAATGGGAGGTCGTCCCTCCTGCCCGCGCACCCCGAGGAAGCCGCCCATGACCCTGACGCAGCAGTTGCAGATCGGACCGCACACGGTCCAGCCGCCGGTGGTGCTGGCGCCGATGGCCGGGATCACCAACGCGCCGTTCCGCACCCTGTGCCGCGAGTTCTCGGGCGGTAAGGGCTTGTTCGTCAGCGAGATGATCACGACGCGGGCGCTGGTCGAGCGGGACGCCAAGACCATGCGGCTGGTCCACTTCGACGGGACCGAGAAACCGCGTTCCATCCAGCTGTACGGGGTGGACCCGGTCACCGTCGGCAAGGCCGTCCGGATGATCGTGGAAGAGGACCTCGCCGACCACATCGATCTGAACTTCGGCTGCCCGGTGCCGAAGGTGACCCGCAAGGGCGGCGGCTCGGCGCTGCCGTTCAAGCGCCATCTGCTGCGCGCGATCCTGCGCGAGGCGGTGACCGGCGCGGGCGACCTGCCGGTGACGATGAAGATGCGCAAGGGCATCGACGACGACCACCTCACCTACCTCGACGCGGGCCGGATCGCGGTCGAGGAGGGGGTGACGGCCATCGCCCTGCACGGTCGCACCGCGGCGCAGCACTACGGCGGCACGGCCGACTGGGAGGCCATCGCGCGGCTGAAGGAGGCCGTGCCGGAGATCCCGGTGCTGGGCAACGGCGACATCTGGTCGGCGGACGACGCCGTGCGGATGATGCGCGAGACCGGCTGCGACGGCGTGGTCGTGGGGCGCGGCTGCCTGGGGCGCCCCTGGCTCTTCGGCGACCTGGTCGCCGCGTTCGAGGGCGGCGGGAGCCCCGCGCGACCCACGCTGCGCGAGGTGGCGGCGGTGATGCGGCGCCACGCCGAGCTGCTGGGGGAGTGGCTGGAGGACGAGGCGCGCGGTGTCATCGACTTCCGCAAGCACGTCGCCTGGTACACCAAGGGCTTCTCGATCGGCTCCGAGGTTCGGAAGAAACTGGCGATCACCTCATCGCTGGACGAAATGGACGCTCTTATGAGCGAGCTCGACCTCGACCAGCCCTGGCCGATGGGTGCCGACGGCCCGCGTGGACGCACGTCGGGGAGGAACCGGGTCGTCCTGCCGGATGGCTGGCTCAATGATCCGTATGAGCAGGCATCCGTCGACGTCGACGCGGAGTTGGACACCTCGGGGGGATGACGCCCTCGTAGCGCGGCCGTAACGGGTCCGAATGATGGGATCCGGCCAGTGGGCGGTGCGTGATTCTCGCCACGCTTGATGCATGGTTTGCTCATATGAGCGTTTTCGAGGCGGATCCATCTTTCCAAGGGGTGGCACTGGGTGCCACCCCTTTGGTGTTCGTTCCCTTCGGGCTATCCTCACGCTCCGTATGTATTACCGCGCATGGCGCTGGCGTACGGTAGTCATGTGTTCGACTCTTGAAGATGACCCTCCGTGGTGCAACCCAGGGTGAGGACTTTCGATCTAGTGGCGGACGGGTGGTTACGGCCGCATGACGGCCAAGTGGACGTACCCAGGAACCTTCGATCTGGGTACGCTCCCCGCCGTCAGGGCAGCCGTCCGGAGGAGATCGAGTCCCGTGTCGGATACACAAGGTCAGCAGAAGTTCGTTTACGACTTCACCGAGGGCAACAAGGATCTGAAGGACCTGCTCGGCGGGAAGGGTGCCAACCTCGCCGAGATGACCAACCTGGGTCTTCCCGTCCCTCCCGGCTTCACGATCAGCACCGAAGCGTGCCGTGTGTACCTCGAGAGCGGCTCTGAGCCCACGGCACTGCGTGACGAGGTGAGCGCCCACCTCACGGCGCTCGAAGAGACCATGGGCAAGCGCCTCGGCCAGGCGGACGACCCGCTGCTGGTATCGGTGCGCTCCGGCGCCAAGTTCTCCATGCCCGGCATGATGGACACCGTCCTGAACATCGGGCTCTCCGACGAGTCGGTCTCCGGGCTCGCGACGCAGGCCGGCGACGAGCGGTTCGCCTGGGACTCCTACCGCCGTCTGATCCAGATGTTCGGCAAGACCGTCCTCGGCGTCGACGGCGAGCTGTTCGAGGACGCCCTGGAGGAGGCCAAGCGCGCCAAGGGCGTCACCGTCGACGTCGACCTGGACGCCGCCGACCTGCGCCAGCTGGTCGCCGTCTTCAAGGACCTCGTGGCCAAGGAGACCGGTCGCGCGTTCCCGCAGGACCCGCGCGAGCAGATGGACCTCGCCATCAAGGCGGTCTTCGACTCCTGGAACGGCGAGCGTGCCAAGCTCTACCGCCGTCAGGAGCGGATCCCCAGCGACCTGGGCACCGCGGTCAACATCTGCTCGATGGTCTTCGGCAACCTCGGCCCCGACTCCGGCACCGGCGTCGCCTTCACCCGCGACCCGGCCAGCGGCCACCAGGGCGTCTACGGCGACTACCTGCAGAACGCCCAGGGCGAGGACGTCGTCGCCGGCATCCGCAACACGGTCCCGCTCGCCGATCTGGAGCAGATCGACAAGGCGTCGTACGACCAGCTGATGCAGATCATGGAGACGCTGGAGACGCACTACAAGGACCTGTGCGACATCGAGTTCACCATCGAGCGCGGCAAGCTGTGGATGCTCCAGACCCGCGTCGGCAAGCGGACGGCGGGGGCCGCCTTCCGCATCGCCACCCAGCTGGTCGACCAGGGCCTCATCGACGAGGCCGAGGCGCTCCAGCGGGTGAACGGCGCCCAGCTGGCGCAGCTGATGTTCCCGCGCTTCGACGAGAACGCCACCGTGGAGAAGATCGGCCGCGGCATCGCCGCCTCGCCGGGCGCCGCCGTCGGCAAGGCGGTCTTCGACTCGTACACCGCCGTCAAGTGGTCCCGCTCGGGCGAGAAGGTCATCCTGATCCGCCGCGAGACCAACCCGGACGACCTGGACGGCATGATCGCCGCGGAGGGCATCCTCACCTCCCGCGGCGGCAAGACCTCGCACGCGGCCGTGGTCGCCCGCGGCATGGGCAAGACCTGTGTCTGCGGCGCCGAGGAGCTGGAGGTCGACACCAAGCGCCGCCGGATGACCACCGCCTCCGGCGTGGTCGTCGAGGAGGGTGACGTCGTCTCCATCGACGGCTCCACCGGCAAGGTCTACCTGGGCGAGGTCCCGGTGGTCCCGTCCCCGGTCGTCGAGTACTTCGAGGGCCGCATGCACGCGGGCGCCGACGACGCCGACGAGCTGGTCAAGGCCGTGCACCGGGTCATGGCGTACGCGGACCGGGTGCGCCGGCTGCGGGTGCGCGCCAACGCCGACAACGCCGAGGACGCCGCCCGCGCCCGCCGCTTCGGCGCCCAGGGCATCGGGCTGTGCCGCACCGAGCACATGTTCCTCGGTGAGCGGCGCGAGCTGGTGGAGCGGCTCATCCTCGCGGACACCGAGGACGAGCGCGGCCAGGCGCTGGAGGCCCTGCTGCCGCTGCAGAAGGGCGACTTCGTCGAGCTCTTCGAGGCCATGGACGGGCTGCCGGTGACGGTCCGCCTGCTCGACCCGCCGCTGCACGAGTTCCTCCCGGACATCACCGAGCTGTCGGTGCGGGTCGCGCTCGCCGAGGCCCGCGAGGAGACCCACGAGAACGAGCTGCGGCTGCTTCAGGCCGTGCACCGGCTGCACGAGCAGAACCCGATGCTGGGCCTGCGCGGCGTCCGCCTCGGCCTGGTCATCCCCGGCCTGTTCACCATGCAGGTCCGGGCGATCGCCGAGGCCGCGGCGGAGCGGAAGAACGCCAAGGGCGACCCGCGTGCCGAGATCATGATCCCGCTCGTCGGCACCGTGCAGGAGTTGGAGATCGTCCGCGAGGACGCCGAGAAGGTCATCGCCGAGGTCGAGGCCGCCACCGGCGTCGAGCTGAAGCTGGCGCTGGGCACGATGATCGAGCTGCCGCGCGCCGCGGTGACCGCCGGTCAGATCGCCGAGGCCGCCGAGTTCTTCTCCTTCGGCACCAACGACCTCACCCAGACCGTGTGGGGCTTCTCCCGGGACGACGTGGAGGCGAGCTTCTTCACCGCCTACCTGGAGAAGGGCATCTTCGGCGTCAGCCCGTTCGAGACGATCGACAAGGACGGCGTCGGCGCCCTGGTCCGCAGCGCGGTGCAGGCCGGCCGGGCCACCCGCCCGGACATCAAGCTCGGCGTCTGCGGCGAGCACGGCGGCGACCCGGAGTCCGTTCACTTCTTCCACGAGGTGGGTCTGGACTACGTCTCCTGCTCCCCGTTCCGGATCCCGGTGGCGCGCCTGGAGGCGGGCCGCGCGGCGGCCCAGAGCACGGGCAGCGACAGCCGCTGACGCAGCGGCCCTCGCCGGCCCGCGCGAGCGGGCCGGCAGGGGCGCGACCGCGGTGGGCCGTCCGTCCGAAGACGGCGGCCGCGACCTTCCGCGGACGGCCTTGAGACGGCTCGACGGCGGGTCGCCGGCTTGATGCGTTGAAGGCGGTCTCGACGGTCGACAGACGACCGGAGTCCGTACGCCGGGCACTACCCTCAGCCCGGCCGTGGTTCCGGCTTACAAGGGGGCGGCACCTGTGCGGAGGTGCCGCCCCCTCTCACTCCCCCCACGGGAGCTGTTGCCGCTCGCATCGGCCCGAGCGGCAACAGAAGTGCTCAGTGGCCGGTACGCACTCGTCACCCCCCACGGGAACGAGCAATCCGATCCTGAGCACCGCTGTTGAATAGCGGACATTCGCCACACTCCCGCCGCTGCGGCGTTGGGGCGTATACCCGCTTTCCTGGGGAACAGCATTCCGGTTGGCGCCCGTCTCCGCGACCCGTTTCAAGTGTGGCCAAAAGGGCGTGGTGACTGCCTGTGTTAGTGTGCATACTCGTCCGTGATCGGGGGGTGGCCACGGCATGTCGCATGTGGGGGTCAGGTGCTACGCGTTCACTTCAGTGAACTCGATCTGGCGCGGTTGCGGATGGCGACCCGCCCTGACGCGCTCTGGGAAACCGTTTTAAGTTTCCACCGGCTCCGCGACAAACAGGGGGAGTTGGTATACGGGGAATGGCGCTCCGGAACGCGCGCCCGGTTGAAGGGTGAAACGCGTCTGCTGGCGCCCCTGATTCCGCTCCGCGGCTATTTCCCCGACTTCCTGACACCTGCCGAGGGAATAATCGGCGCGGACGCCGCGATGGAGGCGCTGCGGGCCACGGATAGCAATCGCTTGCATGATGAAATCTCCCGGCTCACCGCCGCGCGCAGTCTACCCGCGTGGATACGGGACCTGGCCGAGGGGGTGGACCGGTCGCTGGAGCGGCTGGTCAGCGCGCTGCGCGCGTACCACCAGGCGGCCATAGCGCCGTACTGGCCGCACATACAGGCCCGTATCGAGGCCGATCGGGCCACCCGGGGTCGGGCGCTGCTGGACGGGGGCGCGGACGGTCTGCTGGCCTCGCTGCCGTCGACGATGCGCTGGAGACCTCCGGTCCTGGAGGTGGACTACCCCGCAGACCGGGATCTGCGGCTGGGCGGGCGCGGTCTGCTGCTCCTGCCGTCGTTCTTCTGCCGGCGGACGCCGGTCACCTATCGGAATCCCGATCTGACGCCGGTGCTGGTCTATCCGGTGGAGCACACGCCCGAGTGCGCCCCGCCGCGCCCGCTGTGCCAACCGGTCAGCGCCCCGGGCAAGACGCACTCGCTCGGCAAGCTCGTCGGGCAGACCCGGTCCGCGGTGCTCCAGGGCGTCGGCGGCGGGTGCACCACCAGCGAACTCGCCCGCCGGGTCGGGGTGTCGCTGGCCTCCGCCAGCCAGCACGCCAGCGTGCTGCGCGAGGCTGGACTGCTGTTGACCCTGCGCCAGGGTGGCGCGGTGCTGCACACGCTGACCCCGCTGGGCGCCGCCCTGCTGCGGGGCGGCGCACCGGCGGAGGTCTGAGCGGCCTAGCCGCGGAACGGCCCCGTCACCTCGTAGGTGACCCCGGCCGAGGAACTCCCCGAGCTGCCGCGCTGGCTGGAGAAGTAGAGCCGGCGGCCGTCGGGCGAGAACGCCGGGCCGGTGATCTCCGAGCCGGAGTGGCCGGTGACCCGCAGGAACGGCGCGACGACGTCGTCCGGCGTGATGAGGCAGATCTCCATGTTCCCGCCGTCCTCGGCGATGTACAGATCACCCGAGGGAGCGCCGGTGATGTTGTCCACGCCGGTGAGCGGGGGCGTGCCGGAGACCAGTGAGTCGTCGTAGGCCAGCTCGTACGTGCCGGCCGCGAGGTTGACCTGCCACACCCGGTTGTCGCCCTTGGTGGTGAACCAGACGGTGTCGTCCGCGTAGTGGCAGCCCTCGCCGCCGTTGAACCGCTTGGCCCCGGAGACCTGGTTGCGGGTGGCGGTCGGTGAGCCGTCCGGGTCCGGCACGGTCGCCCAGGTGAACGTGCCGGAGGTGGCGGAGCCCGCCCTGAGCACCTGGAGGGTGCCGGTCGACAGGTCGCCCCAGGTGGTGGGGAGGAAGCGGTAGAAGCAGCCGTCGCCGGTGTCCTCGGTCATGTAGACGGCCCGGCGCACCGGGTCGGCCGCCGCGGCCTCGTGCTTGAAGCGCCCCATGGCCGGACGGCGGACCGCCGCGTTCACGCCCCACGGGTCGGTCTCGTAGACGTAGCCCCGGTCGACCTCCTCGCAAGAGAGCCAGGTGCGCCACGGGGTGGCGCCGCCCGCGCAGTTCTGCCGGGAGTCGGCCAGGATCCGATAGGCGCCGGTGATGGTGCCCGCCGCGTCGAAGCGCACGGCGCTCACCCCGCCGCCGGGGTTGATCTCGGAGTTGGAGACGTAGATCCAGCCGCTTCCGTCGGCGAAGCAGGCGCCGCCGTCGGGGGCGTCGTGCCAGCCGTACGAGGTGCCCGCGACGGTCTGGCGAGACCGGGCGATCACCCGGCTGCTGAAGCCGGCGGGCAGCTGGATGCCCCGGGCATCGGCCGCCCCGAGCGCGCCGTACGGGCCGGGGCCGGGCTGGGCGGGCGCGGCGTACGCGGCGCCCCGGGTGAGGGTGCCTCCGAAGACGGCGGCCGAGGTGCCGATCACCGCCGCGCGCAGGAGACTGCGTCGTTCCATGGTCACTCCACCGGAGTCGCGGGTGCCCCGCGACCGGGCGGGCGCGGGGGAGGAGCCAGGTCAGTGCGCCGAGGACCATAGGAGGGGTTGGTTGACTGTACGCGAACAAGTGATGAAGGGGAAGCGGCGAACCCGCGTCCCTCCGGGCGCCCGAACGGCGGCGTCGCCCGGGTCAGTCGTCGATTCCGGAACGCTCCACACCCGCGACGATGTGGCGCTGGAGCAGCAGGAAGACGACGAGCAGCGGAAGCACCGACACCGCGGCGGCGATGAACAGCTCGTGGATCCGGACCGTCTGGGCCGTGGTGAACGTGGAGAGCGCCACCTGCACCGTCCAGGAGTCCCGGTCCTGGCCGATGACCAGGGGCCACAGGAAGGAGTTCCAGGAGCCGATGAAGACGATGGAGCCCACGGCGGCGAAGACGGGACGGGAGTTGGGGGCCACCACCCGCCAGAAGACGCGCCAGTAGCCGAGCCCGTCGACCCGGGCCGCGTCCTCCAACTCCTTCGGGAAGCCCAGGAAGTACTGGCGGAAGACGAAGCAGGCGAAGGCGGAGAAGAGGGTGGGGATGATCAGTCCGCGCAGCGTGGAGATCCAGCCCAGGGTCGAGACCAGCACGAAGCTCGGCACGAAGGTGACCGCCGCCGGCACCATCAGGGTGCCCAGGATGGCGTAGAAGACCGCGTCGGCGTGGCGGTAGGGGATGCGCGCCAGCCCGTAGCCGGCCAGCGAGGCGAGCAGCAGGGTGCCCAGCGTCGTGGCGACCGCGATCAGCGAGGAGTTCAGCAGGGCCCGCGCCATCGGCACGGTCGGGTCCTGGAACAGCTCGCTCAGGTTCGACCAGCGCACCTCACCGGGGAAGAACGTCCAGTCGGGCGCGGTGATGTCCTCCTCCCGGGCCAGGCCGTTGCGCACCAGCAGGTAGAAGGGGACCAGGAAGAGCAGGGCCAGGGTGAGCAGCAGCACCAGCCGCAGCGCCCGGCCGACCCGCACCAGCGCGTCCCACATCTAGACCTCCTCCTTCCGGCCCAGCCCGAACCAGCGGGCCTGGACCACCGTCACCACGCCGATGACCAGCGCCAGGATCACCGCGCCGGCGCTGCCCAGCCCCAGGTTCTGCCCCTGCCCGAGCGCGGTGTAGTAGAGGTAGACCAGCGGGGGCCGGGCGTACGGGGGGTAGCCGCGGGCGTCCGAGAGCAGGTTGTAGAACTCGTCGAACGCCTGGAAGGCGTTGACGACCAGCAGCAGCACCACCGCCACCGAGGTGGCCCGCAACTGCGGGAAGGTGATGTGCCGGAAGACCTGCCAGCCCGGCCGCGCGCCGTCCACCGCCGCGGCCTCGTACAGCCGCGGCGGGATCCGCTGCAGGCCGGCCAGGAAGAGCAGCATGTAGAAGCCGGCCTGGAGCCACAGCCGCACGGTCACGATGACCAGCCAGTACCAGGGCGGGTCGGTCGTCGACAGCCAGGCGATCTGCTCCCCGCCGAACCGCCCCAGCACCGTGTTGGCCAGCCCGAACCGCACCCCGTTGAAGATCGACATCTTCCAGATCAGCGCCGCCACCACATAGGAGCAGGCCACCGGAAGGAAGAAGACCGACCGGAAGAACGCCTGCCACCAGCGCAGTCGGTTGACCATCAGGGCCAGCGCCAGGGCCAGCGCGTAGGTCGCCGGGACGATGAAGGCGGTGAAGACGGCGAAGGTGCGCAGGCTGTCGGTGAAGGCGTCGTCCCGCAGCATCGCCGCGTAGTTGTCCAGCCCGACGAAGTCCTCCCGCGACGGCGAGACCGTGTTGTGCGCGTCGAAGAAGCTGAGGTAGACGCTCCAGCCCAGCGGCACATAGGTGAAGACGAGGAGCCCGAGGACGAACGGGCCGACGAACAGCCAGAACCACAGCGTGCGGTTCTGCGGGCCGGCCGGCGCGCGCGGCCGCCACCGCATCAGCGCCGCTTCCGCACGCGCCGCAGCTCGTCCTCGGTCGTCCGGAGCACCGCGCGCAGCTCGCGCCCGGGGTCCGCCCCGCCCTTGACGATCCGGCTGAGCGCGTCCTGGTACGCGGTCCGTGCGGCCACCGTCCAGCGCAGTGGCTCGGCGGCGAAGCCGTGCTCGCGGGTGAACCGGACCGCGGCCGCGGCCGGACCCCGCCGCAGCGGTTCGGCCTTGGCCGCCAGCGAGGTGCGGGCCGGGATGTGGAAGCCGTAGGAGAGCGCGAAGTCCACCTGGTGGTCGGTGCGTTCGACCCACAGCCAGCGCACGAACTCCTTCGCCGCGGCCCGGTTCCGGCCGCGGGCGCTCACCGCGGCCCCGTACGCCCCCACCGGGACGGCGGGCCGGCCGTGCGCGCCGTCCGCCGGGAACGGCAGCACCCCGAAGTCGTCGCCCAGCTCCTTCCGCACCCGCGGCAGCGCCCACAGCCCCGACCACTGCATCGCGGTCAGCCCCTGGAGGAACGCGGACGGGTCCGACCAGTCGGAAGGCGCGCCGAGCAGCAGCGACTTGTCGGCGTAGAGCCGGCGCAGCTTGCCGAGCGTCCGGGCGGCGGCCGGGTCGTCGAAGCCGGGACGGCCGTCCTCCGTGACCGGCGCCAGACCGGCGGCGTGCAGCGGGGTGCCCTGGAGGACGCCCGCGCCGCCGTCGTTGCCGAGGAACAGCCCCTTGACGTCGCCCCGCGTCAGCTCCCGCGCCGCATCGACCAGCGCGTCGAGCGTGGCCGGCGGCTCGACGCCGGCGTCGGCCAGCAGGCTTCGGCGGTAGTAGAGCAGCTGGGTGTCGATGACCTGAGGGACGCCCCAGATCCGGCCCTCGTACGTCTTGGGCGCCAGCACCGCCGGGTTGAAGTCCTCCCGCACGCCCCGGAGCAGATCGGTGAGGTCCACCACCTGCCCGCCCTGGATCTGCTCCAGCGTCGGGCCGCCCTCGAAGACGTCCGGCCCGGAGTCGGTGAGCAGCGCGGTGGCGGTCTGCTGGTCGTAGGCGCCGGGCCGCCACTGCACCCGCACCTCGGCCCGGTCATAGCCGGCGGCGTACCGGCGCACCGCCTGCTCGACGCCCGCCTCGCCGTACTGGTGGTACCACTGCTCGATGACCGGCCGGCCACCCGAATCCCCTGATCCACGGCCGGTGTCGGACCCGCACCCGGCGGCCGGCGCGCCGGTGAGAGCGAGCCCCGTGCCCGTGCCGAGCAGTCGTCTGCGGCTGATGGACATGTCCGTGCGCCCCCTCGTCTCGTGGGTTCACCCATCCAACGATCAACCATGGAGGGGGAGGACGACAGGCGGATTGCGGCCGTCTGTCACCCGCACGAGGGATGCGGGGCCGGGTGCGACCGGTGGGCCGCGTGGGCGGAGCGCCGGGCTTCCGGCCGGGTGGGGGCGCCGTTGTGGCGGGCAACCGCCTGGACGGCGGGTCGAGTCAGCCCCGTACCGACAGGCGGAAGCGGAGGCGGCAGATGACGGCGTCCGTGTCCCGACGGACCGCGTGGGCGACGACCGCGCCGCGCTGGTTCTGCAGCAGCCGCTGCCAGACGTGGGCGGGTTCCACCTCCGGGATGAGCACGGTGATCCGGGTGCCCGGGTGGCGCGCGCCGAGTTCGCGGACGAAGGAGGCCACCGGGCGGCCCACCGTGCGGGTCGGCGAGGGCAGCTCCAGCAGCTCGACGCCGGGGTTCCACAGCTCCCAGTCGCGGCGCAGCAGCGCGGCCGACTCCCGGTCCTCCGGGTCGGGGTGGGTGACGGTGACCGCCAGCACCTCGTCGCCCAGGGAGGCCGCGGCGGTGAGCGCCTCGCAGGTCAGCCGGGACAGCCCGGAGACCGGCACGACCACCAGCGAGCGGTCGCGGTGCGGGGCCTCGGGCACCCGGCCCAGCCCCAGGGCCTCGCCGATGCGTCCGTAGGCGCGGTGCACCAGCTCGAAGCAGACCACCAGCAGCGGCAGCGCGACGACGATCAGCCAGGCCCCGTCGTGGAACTTGGTGGCGGTCACCACGACCGCGCTGACCCCGGTCAGCACCGCGCCGAATCCGTTGAGCAGCGCCTTGCCGCGCCAGCCGGGGCCGCGCTGGGCCCGCCAGTGGCGCACCATGCCGGTCTGGGCGATGGTGAAGCCGACGAAGACGCCGATGGCGAAGAGCGGCACCAGGGTGTTGGTGTCGCCGCCGGAGAAGACCAGCAGCAGGGCGGAGACCCCGGCCAGTGTCAGCACGCCGTGCCGGTGCACCTGACGGTCGGCCTTGAGTCCGAACACGTGCGGCAGGTAGTTGTCCCGCGACAGCAGCTTGAGCAGCACCGGCAGCCCGCCGAAGGAGGTGTTCGCGGAGAGCGCCAGCAGCGCCATGGTGGCGAACTGCACCAGGTAGAAGGCCCAGTTGTGGCCCAGCGAGGCGTCCGCGAGCTGTGCCAGCACCGTCACGCCCTCCACCGGCTCGAGGTGGAAGCGGGAGATCAGGATCGAGAGCCCGATCAGCATGACGCCCAGGATCGCGCCCAACGCCACCTCCGCCCGCTGCGCGCGCCGGACCGCCGGGGCCCGGAAGGCCGGCACCGCGTTGGCGATCGCCTCCACGCCGGTGAGCGCGGAGCACCCGGACGCGAACGCCTTGAGCAGCAGCAGCGCGCCCACGGTGGTGGCGTCGTCGGCGAGTACGGAGGCATGGCCCGCCGACGCCTCGGTGCTGACCGGAGCGGACCGGAACAGGCCCACGACGATCAGGGCGCAGATGGAGAGGATGAAGA
Coding sequences:
- a CDS encoding APC family permease translates to MSMLSKGQTAAGGVAGDEEPPDTGAATSGSAQAGEAAEDHGARHRLTTITGLAALSLDAMASVAYGPEAIVLVLAAAGAHGLGFTLPVTLAIAALLAVLVASYRQVIAAFPDGGGSYAVAKAHLGRRTSLVAAASLVLDYVLNVAVAVTAGVAALTSAFPELYDARLWLCLGVLVLITGVNLRGIVDSARAFIVPTAVFILSICALIVVGLFRSAPVSTEASAGHASVLADDATTVGALLLLKAFASGCSALTGVEAIANAVPAFRAPAVRRAQRAEVALGAILGVMLIGLSILISRFHLEPVEGVTVLAQLADASLGHNWAFYLVQFATMALLALSANTSFGGLPVLLKLLSRDNYLPHVFGLKADRQVHRHGVLTLAGVSALLLVFSGGDTNTLVPLFAIGVFVGFTIAQTGMVRHWRAQRGPGWRGKALLNGFGAVLTGVSAVVVTATKFHDGAWLIVVALPLLVVCFELVHRAYGRIGEALGLGRVPEAPHRDRSLVVVPVSGLSRLTCEALTAAASLGDEVLAVTVTHPDPEDRESAALLRRDWELWNPGVELLELPSPTRTVGRPVASFVRELGARHPGTRITVLIPEVEPAHVWQRLLQNQRGAVVAHAVRRDTDAVICRLRFRLSVRG